Part of the Lotus japonicus ecotype B-129 chromosome 6, LjGifu_v1.2 genome, TTAAGTCCAAGCACTAAACCCTTTAAACCTAATACTAATTAGATTTTAGTTAGATGTGATTGAGGAAGTTAACATTAGGTTTAAAGGGTTAAGTGCATCTCCTAACCGAAGATGTGGCTTTTTTTTTCGGAATTTAGCAAAATAAGTTCTCGTGGTCTAAAAATTCCATAAACATTTTTTAAATCCATTAATTTACTCCGCCGGTTAACAAACCACAGCTAAAAGACAAATGAATCCTGGTGACCTTTTATGTTAATGCAACAATTTTACATTCTTCATGAGATTCATTTTGCAGCGCTTTAAACCATTACAAAGTACTCGTAAATCCCCCCCACCCCCCACAAAATGCACACCTTGTAATGGGAAGATAAGAAGGAGTATTTAAGTGTAAATACTCTTCTATCCAATattcaaaatttattaaaacaatTTGCAAAAAATTACATTAATTATGTCAAAAAGGTCAATTCGTCCATGTGTTTGTTCTTGCTTCCATTTTCATGACTACCCAAAAAAAGACTTTGTTTTTTATCCATGTGTTTAAGGAAATATTGCTCTAATTGAACTCAGGTGACTTGCTTACTTGTCTGATAAGTGTTTATGTGGCACTCCCACGTGGAAtttcaattaatatttattttacacttaataattaattttacttaaaagtattcatttaaaaaaaaattacaaaaaaaaaattaatcctcAATTTCAGATtactaattaaataaattaaccctaaatcaaaTCACCTAATAAACTAACCTAAATTAAATCCTCCCCCCCCCACCCTCCCCCAAATAAcctaataattaaattagacaCCCTACTCAACTAAATTCAAAACAAACCTTTTATCatcgtcttcatcatcatccaaCTTCATCATTTTGAACCCAAAATCACATTTGAACATTACActgaataattaattaaaaaaaccttAATCCTCAATTTCAAATTactaattaactaaattaaccctaaatcaaaTCACCTAATAAACTAACCTAAATTAAATCCCCCCCTTCCCCCAAAATAAcctaataattaaattagacacccaactcaactaaaatcaaaacaaacctttcatcatcatcttcatcattttgAACCCAAAATCACATTTGAACAACCCTTTCATCTTTAACTAAAaaagacaacaacaaaaaattatacGTTTTTCTATATCATTTTGgcctctcaaattgaaagtccACCACCCCTTATTAGCACTGCTCATCTAACAATGTGCCACTTTTTCCCAGTGCAACCAAAGAGGTTTCGTCACTATCTTTGTTAGCATGCCTGTGACTAGTATATATTTCGCTTGAATTTAAGTTCTAGATTAATTAAATTAGTGGTAGTGTTCAAAGTGTTATCATTAAATAGTAGATTTTCCCTTTATCAATGACTGAAGCACTAATTGTCATTTTGGTCTTACTCTTATCCTTACGTGTTGCTTtgaaattctattttttttattgtgcaAGATTGGTGTTAAACTATGCAAATGGGCATGCATATAATTCCATTGATTTTCTCCTAAACTCATGGGTCTCAAGCTCTCGTTAAGTTACCAAACACATACTCTAGATTAACGTTAGagtaaaaaatatgttttttcccTTGATTTTCTTTATCCTCTTATATGTCACTTCTTTGAAAAATATGATTCCATTGAAAGTCCAAAAAGGGACATCAAAGAGAAGAACAAATGCACTTTACTAGTCTTTTTtctgtaattttttaatttcaatgctataataataataatcaaacCAATGGACTTATAATACTCcatccgtccctaattataagataaagttgtaaaaatcacacttattaagaaagtcttaattgatgtattagtttttttaaaaatgatacaatctttcatatttacccctatttaagggggtaggaggaggagaaaagagaataaaagtaggttttaatttcaaaatgtaGGAATTAAACAACCAGTAAATACAAGGGTAagtatggaaagaaatattaacttttacaactttagcttatatttagcgACAAAACATAAGTTTGAACTTTAGCCCGAGGGAGTAATAAGGAATAACCATTCATTTAAGAGTAAACCAAAAAAGTATGATTATCAATTTTCAATTATAATAACATGCTTCAATGTTTGATTCTCTATACTGTCTTGCTAGGATGTACAGGAATACTTTGCTCATTCCTGAAAAAGTTAACAGGATCCACAGCAGTTTTAACCTTCACTAGCCTCTCAAAATTGTTACCGAAGTACTTGGTTCCATAAACCTCCCCTTCTTGATAGCTTCTCTGATCAAAATTATTGACCCCAATGTCAAGATCTCTGTAATTCAAATAAGCACTCCTTGTCTTGGACACAAAAGGGGTCATGTAACTGTACATTATCTTAGCCTGGTTTGTGTAGTTTTGTGCTAGAGCTGGAGATGGATCATGCCAGTTCACAGAATACTGCATTTTGAAGAGATTTCCAGTACGGTGAGGGAATGGTGTTGCATCAGATGgaatctcattcatttttcCACCATAAGGATTGAAAACAAATCCTACTTTCCCTAATTCAATCAACTTCTTCCAAATCGATTCCAACCCATCTCTTGAAATTGGTTTCTGCACATAATCAGATTTCCTCTTGAGAAAATCAGCAGAATTCACATTCCTATCCAAAAGGGTCTCTGGCTTAGCACCCTTTACAAAACTCTCATCATCATTCCACCATAAAACAGAATTAATCCAACTCAACTCAGTGCAATTCTCCTTCTTCAACCCAAGAACAGGAAACTCCTTCCCCAAAATTGACACAACCTCATTGGCTCCTCCAAGAAACATTGCAATAACAGTAGCTCTTCCAGTTTTTGTCCCCTTCACAACCTTGGAACTAATTGGCTGCAACAACAGCCTCATGAATAGCCTGTCATCAGTTGTTGGAGCAACCTGCTGCCATTGAAGAACAAGATCAGTAGCATTCTGATCCAGAGTCTTCTCCACACGAAAAACAGTAACAATTTCAGGAACCTTAACCAGTTTAACCGTGTATGATAAAATCACACCAAAgctacctccaccaccacctctaaTAGCCCAGAACAAATCTTCACCCATTGATTTTCTATCGAGAATTCTACCTTGGACATCAACAATCTGAGCATCAATCACATTATCAACAGATAGACCATATTTTCTCAACATGTTACCGTACCCTCCGCCGCTGATATGGCCACCGACACCTACAGTGGGACAAACCCCAGCAGGGAAGCCATGAACCTTACTCTTCTGCCATATCCCGTAGTAAAGCTCCCCAAGCGTCGCGCCGGCTTGAACCACCGCGACTTCCTTCGCGATATCGACCGTGACGCGGCGGAGGTTGAAGAGGTCGATGATGATGAAGGGCTCATTGGAGATGTACGAGATTCCCTCGTAGTCATGGCCGCCGCTGCGGATTTTGAGCTGGACTTTAATGGTTTTGGCGCAGATGACGGCGGCTTGGACGTGAGATTCTTGCAGGGGGGTAACGATGATTAACGGCTTTTTGGTTGCGGAGGTGTTGAAACGAGCGTTGCGGATGTAGTTTTGGAGGACGGTGGAGAAGGAGGGGTTGGTGGGGGAGAAGACAAGGTTGGTGGTGGAGGTTGTGTGCTGTGTTAGGCACTTGAGGAATGTGTCGTACACTGATGGTGGTGCTGGTGCAGATGAAGCAGCAATGAcaccatgaagaagaagaagatgcagaggaagaagaaaatgttggaGAGAAAGTGATTTTGATGGTGCCATTTGGTGATTTGTAACGGATGAGTGTGGTTTTGGAACGTGGTTTAGTGCGGTTTTATAGAGAAAAAGGACAATGTATTTGGACGTGTTTGTCCCACCTTTTATCATTGATGTTGAATCTTCAATGCGGGTACAACGCGCCAATTGTGTACGTCGACTATTTTACTCGAGTTGGGTAGAATTATTATGAACAATAAAATTTGAGTTGGGTTGAATTTTGTGTGAGTGTACACTCGAAAAACATAAgttcaattaaaaaaacaacTCGTGCAGTCTTGAGGTATGTTGCTTTTTACTTTTGAGATTTGTCTTTAATGATCATTGGTTGCCTTGAGGCAACTCTTGAGGTATGTTGCTTTTTACTTTTGAGATTTGTCTTTAATGATCATTGGTTGCCTTGAGGCAACTCTATAGTTTATCTACCGACAATGTAGAAAAAaagctttttatttttgaaaagaaatcgttatttcttttaggcttaaaagcatttgttgcccctgatgtttcaggttTGTGCAACTGACACCCCCCATCTATTTTCGTCCATGTTTGTACCCTTCATGTTTTACAAATGTGCACCGTTTGCCCCTCCGTCATTCTGCCGTTTAAAAAGGGTGACGTGGCCGTTAAATGCCACGTCAGCATCCTACGTGGCGTGACACGTCattaaaagaaaatcagaaCTTGGTAAAAGGAGGTGGGAGGATTTGAACCCATGACCTTGAATTAGCAAAACACAGACTTTACCAGTTAAGCTATTCAATCAAATGTTGAAATTATGACCAATGTTTTATTTATAGCATACTTATTCATCAAAATGTAATGAACTTGAACCCAGATAATTCTCATCCTTTCGttcccttcatcttcatccatgaACTTCTTCTTTATCCTGATCCACATACAACAttctctccttctccttcactcAATAACCGAAAGCAACAACTCCATCATCCCAAAAACCTCTTTCTTCTCCTAATCtccattttcatcttcaaatcAGAGCCCAAACCCATGACCCATAAccagaaagaaaaggaagatcaAAGAAATCCTCATCCCTGCCAATCATCAACAAACCCAGATACTGAGCCGCGTGACCACCATATTCTTCGTCGGGTCATCTTCACGCTGTCGTGGAGCCTCCACGATCTCGCCTTGTACTATTGCTCAATTTCTCTCCTCCTCCCCTTCAGGTCTCAATttggtctctctctctctctctctctcgtaaACCCACATGATGGTGGCGGGTTTGCAATGAACGGAGGGTGGAGGCTTTTGAGTTCTGACGATGGGGGTTTCAGTTGTTGGTTATGATAGTCGCTGGGGCGAAGGTTGGTGTGGCTCTGGATGGTTGGGTTTGTGCGGTTGGAGGTTCTGGGTTCAATTTATTCAAGTGTTGGAGAATGGTTATGGTGATTGGGAATGGTTGTGGTGATTTCTGTTTTCTGATTTCTGAGATTTTGGGTTGTTGTTCTGGTGGTTTTGGTGGCTGTTGGTGATTATTTTGGCGAGGTTCTGGGCGATGGAAGAAGGTGGTTCAATTCGGTGGTGAAGGTTTTCAGGATGCAGGGGAGTTGTGGTTAAAGGATGAGAGGTTTTGTGATGATGAAGGATGAGGTTATGACATGGTACAGCTTTGTGATTTCCATAGATTAAAGGGAAGGAAACAGTGTTGATTCTCGTAAACCCAACAAGGGTTTTGTTGTTCGAAATCGGAATCAGATGGGGGTACTCGGATTTTGGGGTGAGAAGCTTCATGGGGTAGTTTGCTGAATTGATGTGTATAGGTTTAAAGGAGGGTagataatataaataatattgtgtTGTTAGATATTACAATTATCTATCTAGTTCAGTTGGTTAAGTGTTGTTTTTGACACTTGCATGGCCTGGGTTCGAATCTCACTTGCCCACATCAGCCCCTTCCGTTAATTTTTTAACGTCAATGTGACGGAGGGGTACTCACTACACCTTTCAGTATCATTAAGGGTACAAACATGGACGAAAATAGATGGGGGGTGTCAGTTGCACAAACCTcaaacatcaggggcaacaaatgcttttaagcctttcTTTTAGGATAATTAATTAACCAAATAGACGcgtcattttttcttcttcttcacaacATGTACTACTGTATAGGAGGTAattctgtttgaatgttacaTGCATACTACTCCTATATTATATGGCCTGAAGAATGTAGATAAGGACTAAACAAGGACCAAAAAAGAATGACCAATCATTTAGACAAATTATCTTATGATAAGCCCATAAAATCGTTGTGATTAATGGTAACACTTTTTAGGTCGTTGAATGGTATTAAATATTCGATTCTCTAGGACTTATCGTCTTTGACTTTTAGTCATTACCAATGAAAGTACAAGGAATGCTCTTGAATGTTTGGTCCGCATGTAACGAGTTTCAGAGTTTAAGCCaatgaaaaagagaaagaaatgaaACACGTCAACATGCGAGTTCTCTCTTCATCAATTtccatatatttttttgaactcaatttCCATATATTAACGAGGAGTAAAGAAAAGTATTTCAAAATTGATAtattcaaaaataataatataattagaGAACTCATATAATTATTAAACTTTTCTTTATACATAAAACAATTATATAGAAGATGTAATTAATTAGTCAGTTGactgaataaaattatttttaagtccaatttttaaaatatattattattaaactACATGAACTCTTTATTAGACTACATTAAATTCTACGACTGAGAGAATTTTGTAtagaaataaattattaattataaaactATTTCATCGATTATGGAATTTACACAAAAGCCCCAACGGGTGTAAAAAGAGATCTTTGACCTTCATGAGATTTTCATGTTTCCTTCTACAGTTTTACCTAGCTAAATCCCCTGTTATTGGAACACTATATTATTTGCTTAATTTAGGTATATTCCCATTGGTGAGATGAAAAGACAAATGATGTTTCTGCATTTCTATTTGCGCATATTTCTAAACAGTTGTAATTTTAAATGTGCTTTTAAAAAATTCTTATGATAAATTTATATTTCCTGTATTggattgaagtaccccttgtacttcattcaataaaatttggcttatctaaaaaactAGAGTGGACTTGCATTTTGATCAACTTCAATGTAAACATAAACGCACAAATATACCACCCTACCGAGTCAACATGATTGGGTTTCGTTTCCCTTTTTGCAAGTGTTAAAATTAAATTTGGAAATTGTGTTTTGAATATTTCAGAATATATAGAATACCATTCGACACGGTAGTTGATATATATCGTTATCACTCTTAATACAATTACGTACATATGCTAGTTTTGTGCCATgcatttttaaaacaatttaaaacatttttttgttaTGCTACCGGCCAAAGAAAACGACAACGACTCGCCATTTGTACAACTTCATGTGGCTTAATTTGCTCTGTCTATTTAGGCGTGCATGCTACTCCAATGCATCCATTTTCAATAATAATTTTCTCGTGTTCACTTTCCCGTACAAGAAGTTATGATACAACACATATCACACATTTTTTTCACCTTTATTTtcttatcattttttttctatcaATCAAAATCATCAATCACATTTTtactttctctttatttttttttctatctctcctcctccacatCTTTCTACCTCATatttgaggtgtgaataaaaaattattcgtataaaaagaattaaattCAACTTTATCGGTCCTTACTAATTAATGGTTGAGATCATTCTTATGACATGGACATGTGAGATAGCCACATGAGGGGATCCAAATCCCCGTTTATCCTTAAATTTCAGAAATTATTCAAGTAAAAGATTTGACAAAATCAAACACAGCTTGACTGCTTGGTAGAACCCTGCTGTGGGGATTTTAACATCAATCTCCACATGAGCAAAGTAACTAACACACCACAAAGTGAGCAATTATAGCAATCAATAAGTATAGGTGTGATGAAAAACAAATATTTCCCCAAAAATATTTAGCTATAAGGATTGAAGTTTCGACATAGAAGTTCATTATAAATTTAGATGTTtatttggtcaaaataaaaatatttgcaAGTCTTATGGTGAATTATTGTGTCTAGGATTAGACACTTACGATACCTATGTGTGTGGCGTTTTTAAACCGCTACAAAAATGTGTTTTAATgttagagtaatgatatatacacacctctccacttcttttccacctttatttttatctatttctcttttttctatcaatcaaatcacctatcacatctttactttctctctccttttttcctatctctctcttcctccacctccccacacctcaaaaatgaggtgtgaaaaTATATTTACTCTTTAATGTTATTTATCAAGCTTTCCACTTTTCTGGCGATCTAGAACCGACCGCCACAAAAATGAGTATAACACCTTGTGATTCAATTGAATTAAAATAGAACTTGCAGCTTAGagtattttttccttttttatcctcaatatataatttaatcAAGTATTTTATTTTGCCTTCTTAATTCAAGGGTACCTTAAGAAGCGTGAAACACACGacacatgtttttttttggtacatcggaaaatacaCGACACATGTGTTTGTGACGATTTTTAATAGTCACAAATCATTgaattatacaaaaaaaaagtcaaaagcaTACTAATGCGGTTATGAGAAAGCCACAAATTCCCTATGTTTTTACATGCATATAACTTATAGTGATCTTAAACCATGAGAAACTACGTTGTCCAAAGAAACTAACTACTATTTGAGGGTTCATGAATCATTTTTCAACCTTCAACACTTCTCTACTTTCAAGCCTGGAGATACCCACTCTATCTAGCCCTTGCTCTATTTTTTGTTGCAATAAGTTATTTGGgctttaataaataataatagagGTCCAAAATCAACTAAAAAATCTAAAATCATGTTACCTAAAACATACCTTTCTTACCTGcatattaaaactaaaatataatCTATGTAAAAAAATCATGTGAGCAAGTACTTATATACCattcatatttatttattttttttgaaaaatgattcATTCAATTACGAAGAAACAGAGGGCTCAGAGGCCATTACATCAGATTGGACTAAGCCATAAAAGTCTTGAGGGATCTCCCCAATCCAAACCCAAACACCAAAAATAAAAGAACGCTTAGCTAAAGCATCAGCGACACTATTGCCAGTACGGCGAATAAAACTGAAATCAAAAGCATCAAAACCAGAAGACAAACGACGACAGTCTAATATCAAAGAGTCTAAAATAGAGCAACCACCCCGGCGCTTCCACGCCTCATAAAGAAGGAGACAGTCGGTCTCGAACACGACGCGCCGGAAACCAAGATCCATAGCCAAACCGAGCGCCCAACGGAAAGAGAGCCCCTCCGCTAACAAAGAAGATGCTGCTGGACCATGCGAGGAGCACGCTGCTGCCAACACTTCCCCACGAGAATTCCTAGCAACAAGACCGAAGCCTGCGTCGCCGGTAGGAGCCATCGCCGCATCAAAATTGATCTTGAACGTGCCCGGATGTGGACGGGACCAAGTGTTGGGACGGTGAACTTGCGGAACCATAGGACCCTCCAAAGGTGGCAGCGGTGTGAGTGAAGCTGCATGGGTCAAAATCTGCTCCAATGTTGAAGCCTTCTCCTTGAAACATAGCTCATTTCTGGCCATCCAAATCGCATACAGCAAGGTGAGAAAAGCTCCAAGGCTGGACATGTCTGCAACCTGCATAAAATCAGAAACAAACTCGTGCACTCATGAGCTAGGCGGAAACCAAGAGAGCTGGCAAACCAAATTGGCTGCACCATCGGGCAAAAGAGCAACGCATGTTGGACAGTCTCCGGAGCTACCAAACAACGCGGGCACGTCGGGTCCGTGACCAAACCGCGCGCATGAAGGTAGGCTCGCACCGGAAGGACCTTAAGGCACGCCCGCCACCCCGTCTCACGGCATCGAGGGAGCGCATCAGCTTTCCAAAGCTTCCTCCAATTCGCACGCGGAAGAGAGGGAACCTGGGAAGAGGACGCAACAACAGCTTCAGCGCCGTGGCGTAGGAATTGGTAACCTGACTTGGTCGAGTAATGACCATCTGAAGAGAAGGGCCAATACAGAACATCATCATGAGGGACAAGAGGCAAAGGAATTGCCATAATCGCTTGCGCCGTCGGCAGACAACAAATAAAATTGATAAGCTCCCTATTCCATGCCAGCAAGCCCGGCAGCATAAGGTCAGACACAAGAGTGACTCCAAAATGTTGAGCAAGCTCCACACTATACACCAGTGTATCCGTCCCTGGAACCCACTTGTCTGACCAAGCCTTAACACTTTTGCCATTACCAATATTCCACATACCCCCAGTTGCAAAGATCTCACCAGATCGCATAATACTAGACCAAGCATAACTCGGGCGATAGCCACGTTTAGCCCCACGGATCGTGCCTCGCGGGAAATAAACCGCTCTATAAACCTTCCCCATAAGTGATTCAGGATTGGATTTGATACGCCACCAATTTTTGGCTACTAAAGCAGaattaaacattttaaaatCTCTGAACCCAAGTCCGCCATTATCCTTGGCCTTGCACAAATCCGTCCAACTAAGACAATGCATGCCACGTCTCGTTACATCCCCGCCCCAATAGAACTGGCTAATCATTCCCTCAATCTGGTTACATAACCCATCAGGGAGTAAAAAACAAGACATGACATAGGACGGAATCGCCTGTGCCACCGCTTTTACAAGCACCTCTCTCCCTGCTCTAGAGAGTGACCTCTCTTTCCAGCCCTTAAGCTTCTTCCAAACACGCTCcttgacaaaataaaaaatctgaGTCTTCGACTTACCAATGATGGTAGGAAGCCCCAGGTATTTGTCATAGCTCTCCACCGCCTTTACAGTCAACAGCTGTCTAAGCTCATGAAAACAATCATCTGGCACATTTCGGCTACAAGAGAGCATCGATTTATCAAGGTTAATGACTTGACCCGAAGCTTGTTCGTAACTGGCAAGAATTGCCTTAATGGACAGAGCCTCCTGTACTGTAGCACGGGCAAAAATGACACTGTCATCTGCAAACAACAAATGGGAAATTACAGGGGCAGTTCTAGCAATTTTTATACCATGAAGGGAAGACGCTAATACAGCCTTATTGATCAGTGCAGAAAACACCTCACCACACAGAATAAAAAGATAAGGAGATAGGGGATCCCCTTGTCGAAGACCTCGATGAGGTTGAAAAGGTTCCTGAGGTGCACCATTTAACATAATAGAAAAGTCCACAGTGGACACACAAGTCATGATGAGGCTCACCCATGAAGCAGGGAACCCCATCTGCTGTAATACACTCGCCAAAAAAGGCCATTCCACTCTATCGTACGCTTTTGACATATCTAATTTTAAAGCCATTACGACATTACGACCActtatctttttcttcatatagTGAAAACACTCAAACGCCACCAAGGCATTATCCGTGATCAGACGATCAGGAACAAAGGCAGTTTGAGACTCGCAAATAAGATCAGGCAAAATTATTTTTAGCCTATTCGCCAAGGTCTtagtaataattttaaaaatcacaTTACATAGACTTATGGGCCTAAATTGATTTGCATGCATAGGTTTCTTTACCTTAGGTATTAAAACAAGAAGAGTTTTATTGATAATACCTGGTGAGATGTCTCCATGAAGGACCTGCAGGCAGAAATGTGAAACATCGTCGCCGATAATATGCCAAAATTTTTGGTAAAACAAAGCAGGCAAACCATCACACCCCGGTGCTTTAGTTGGGTGCATTTGGAACAGGGCCTCTTCCACATCCTCTTTAGTAAAAGGAGTGGACAAGATCTGGTAGTGATGTGGTGAGATTCTTCCTGACACTAGCGATGTGACTGACTCAATGTCGACAGGACCATTGGAAGTGAAGAGGTTCGTAAAGTAACCTGCTAGAACCCGGTAAATATCCTTATCCTCCTCCACTTTGCTCCCCCTGTCATCCTTCAGCTCCTCAATCGTATTTCTTTTGCGTCGCTGCGTGGCCTTTGTGTGGAAAAAATGTGTATTCCTATCACCATGATGGAGCCAATTGGCTCGTGATCGCTGGCACCAAACCACCTCCTCCTGTTCAAGGAGAACATCAAGTTTGCTCTCAATCTCAGCTGTTTCATCAACAACCGGTGTGGACTGGTTTTGACCCTGCAGAACCTGAAGTCTGGACTTCAAATCCGAAACCTGTTTGGCCACATCTCCGTATTTCTCACGTCCCCAGCTGTCAAGAGAACTTCCAACCTCGGATAATTTAGAAACAATATCCGGGCCAGTACGGTTCCAGGTCTCCGCTATCACCTCTGCACACTCCGCCCCGCTTTGGAGCCATAATTCCTCAAATCTGAACATGTGGACCCTCGACCTAAAAACAGATGACCTACGAGTACCACAAGCGAACAGAATGGGGTTGTGATCAGAACGGTACCGAGGTAGATGAGAAACATTATTCACAGGCCACAACTCTAACCAGCTGTCATTAAGAAGTGCAAAATCCAACCTCTCCTCAATTGTGTCAGGAGACTTCCTCTTATTAGACCAAGTATAACGGTACCCAGAATAGTCAACATCTCGGAGACCACACTCAGAAATAGTGTCTAAAGCCAAGTGAATGTGAGACACATTCACTGGGTTACCTCCAATTTTGTCCATAGGACTCAGGATATCATTAAAATCGCCAATACATAGCCAAGGGACGATATCAGCCGGCTTATAATCATTTATCATTCGCCAAGTGCGCCATTTATTCTGGTCATCAGGCCACCCATAAACTGCCAG contains:
- the LOC130724289 gene encoding berberine bridge enzyme-like 21 encodes the protein MAPSKSLSLQHFLLPLHLLLLHGVIAASSAPAPPSVYDTFLKCLTQHTTSTTNLVFSPTNPSFSTVLQNYIRNARFNTSATKKPLIIVTPLQESHVQAAVICAKTIKVQLKIRSGGHDYEGISYISNEPFIIIDLFNLRRVTVDIAKEVAVVQAGATLGELYYGIWQKSKVHGFPAGVCPTVGVGGHISGGGYGNMLRKYGLSVDNVIDAQIVDVQGRILDRKSMGEDLFWAIRGGGGGSFGVILSYTVKLVKVPEIVTVFRVEKTLDQNATDLVLQWQQVAPTTDDRLFMRLLLQPISSKVVKGTKTGRATVIAMFLGGANEVVSILGKEFPVLGLKKENCTELSWINSVLWWNDDESFVKGAKPETLLDRNVNSADFLKRKSDYVQKPISRDGLESIWKKLIELGKVGFVFNPYGGKMNEIPSDATPFPHRTGNLFKMQYSVNWHDPSPALAQNYTNQAKIMYSYMTPFVSKTRSAYLNYRDLDIGVNNFDQRSYQEGEVYGTKYFGNNFERLVKVKTAVDPVNFFRNEQSIPVHPSKTV